A region from the Solibacillus sp. FSL H8-0523 genome encodes:
- a CDS encoding FAD synthetase family protein: MKTIILNEKNLSIVQQNSEPAVMALGFFDGVHKGHQQVILAARKKAQKKGLKLAVMSFFPHPKTVFSNEEVDYLMPMEKKGESFRSLGVDLFYIVDFTKSFAALQPRQFVQQYLVGLQVQYAVAGFDYTYGTKGAGTIDTIESDSEGKIKVDVVKRFAISGEKVSSTCIRKKLKQGYVEEVTALLGKPYSIQYSMKHGLHVYYTLPERGEYYVTILVGKRAISQKIYVKNERYITFHHDLNIEDCSIYFHQRATQKYQEIS; this comes from the coding sequence ATGAAAACAATTATCTTAAATGAAAAAAATTTATCGATTGTACAACAAAATAGTGAACCCGCAGTGATGGCATTAGGATTTTTTGATGGTGTTCATAAAGGGCATCAGCAAGTTATTTTAGCAGCTAGAAAAAAGGCACAGAAAAAAGGCTTAAAACTTGCTGTAATGAGCTTTTTCCCCCATCCGAAAACGGTCTTTTCTAATGAAGAAGTAGACTATTTAATGCCGATGGAAAAAAAGGGTGAGAGCTTTCGGTCACTAGGGGTCGATTTATTTTATATTGTGGATTTTACGAAATCGTTTGCTGCTCTACAGCCAAGGCAATTTGTACAGCAATATTTAGTCGGGCTTCAAGTACAGTATGCTGTAGCGGGCTTTGATTATACGTACGGTACTAAAGGAGCCGGCACAATCGACACAATCGAATCTGATAGCGAAGGCAAGATTAAAGTCGATGTTGTAAAACGTTTTGCCATATCAGGTGAAAAGGTGAGCTCGACATGCATTCGTAAAAAGTTGAAACAGGGGTATGTCGAGGAGGTAACAGCCTTATTAGGAAAGCCGTATAGCATACAGTACTCTATGAAACATGGTTTACACGTTTACTATACCCTTCCTGAACGCGGAGAATATTATGTCACAATTTTAGTTGGCAAACGCGCAATTTCACAAAAGATTTATGTGAAAAATGAGAGGTACATTACTTTCCATCATGACTTAAATATTGAAGATTGTTCGATATATTTCCATCAACGTGCTACGCAAAAATATCAGGAAATTAGTTGA
- a CDS encoding VOC family protein — MTPEIAKLGHVALVSTDLEKSLVFFKDIIGLEETTEIDGVHYLRAYSDFQHHTLSIEAGESAHVKHIGWRTKTAESVQGFKELLEQHNVDVKDYPKGTTPGIGDSIRFQIPSGHTFELYYDVEKPKAAADVASVLKNQVYKSWKKGISPRRFDHVNIHTTTDVAASYDFLTEVLGFNMREYLRGDDGILAGWMSVTPLVHDVAMIKKETLPTPARLHHISYWLDDTQDILRAADILKENNLPFIGPGKHGVSQAIYLYVMDPGSGCRVELFSGGYLIFEPDWEPVEWTLEERALSNTYWGDSVQDKELNNITIEAK, encoded by the coding sequence GTGACACCAGAAATCGCTAAATTAGGCCATGTTGCTTTAGTGTCAACAGATTTGGAAAAATCATTAGTTTTCTTTAAAGATATTATTGGTTTAGAAGAAACAACGGAAATTGATGGTGTTCACTATTTACGTGCTTACAGTGATTTTCAGCATCATACATTGAGCATCGAAGCGGGAGAAAGCGCTCATGTAAAGCACATTGGCTGGCGTACAAAAACAGCTGAGAGTGTTCAAGGCTTTAAGGAGCTTTTAGAACAGCACAATGTAGATGTTAAGGATTATCCAAAAGGTACGACTCCAGGTATTGGAGATTCAATTCGCTTCCAAATACCAAGTGGGCATACATTCGAGCTTTATTATGACGTAGAAAAGCCGAAAGCTGCAGCAGACGTAGCTTCTGTACTGAAAAATCAAGTATATAAATCTTGGAAAAAGGGCATTTCACCTCGCAGATTTGACCATGTAAATATCCATACAACGACGGATGTAGCCGCTTCTTATGATTTTTTAACAGAAGTACTAGGCTTCAATATGCGCGAATACTTACGTGGCGATGATGGTATTTTAGCAGGCTGGATGAGTGTGACACCTCTTGTGCATGATGTCGCAATGATAAAAAAGGAAACGCTTCCAACACCTGCGCGTCTTCATCACATCTCGTACTGGTTAGATGATACACAGGATATTTTACGCGCCGCTGATATTTTAAAAGAAAACAATCTGCCATTTATCGGACCAGGCAAACATGGTGTATCTCAAGCTATTTACTTATATGTAATGGATCCTGGAAGCGGCTGCCGTGTGGAACTGTTCTCAGGCGGTTACTTGATTTTCGAACCGGATTGGGAACCGGTGGAGTGGACATTGGAAGAACGTGCCCTGAGTAATACTTATTGGGGCGACAGTGTGCAGGATAAAGAATTGAACAATATTACAATTGAAGCGAAGTAA
- a CDS encoding SMP-30/gluconolactonase/LRE family protein: MDICGNYRAKFADGPIWHQAYGVIWLDIANKKIITFNPETQNEDVYDAMGWIKSIIPTKDGQFIGIYKDGLYLINFKLGLKKPFVLPPDLSELHFLNDSKCGPDGRLWVGSSDGFFKKFKETPQTAYSNYPFENAKLIAVNAEGEIQTHLSKVAISNGLEWDRQTNKFYHIDSSKYAIFQYELTDSGELLFEKIVYTFKMDEGYPDGMSIDSEGNLYVTLFKGGLMAKTSKEQTRVVCINPQQQQIKEEFIIPVSQVTSCTIGGKNLDILFVTTAYEALPEARIKEEPLAGYLLQFPIKTKGVMPFEFTLANSKSSF, encoded by the coding sequence GTGGATATTTGTGGGAATTACCGCGCGAAATTTGCAGATGGACCAATCTGGCATCAAGCATACGGTGTGATTTGGCTGGATATTGCAAATAAAAAAATTATTACATTCAATCCAGAAACACAAAATGAAGACGTATATGATGCGATGGGTTGGATTAAATCCATCATTCCGACAAAGGATGGTCAATTTATTGGCATTTATAAAGATGGCTTATATTTAATTAATTTTAAATTAGGTCTGAAAAAACCGTTTGTGTTGCCACCAGATCTGTCTGAGCTACATTTTTTAAATGATTCGAAATGTGGACCGGATGGACGTTTATGGGTTGGATCGTCAGATGGTTTTTTTAAAAAATTTAAAGAAACTCCGCAAACGGCATACTCGAACTATCCATTTGAAAATGCGAAACTGATAGCCGTCAATGCAGAAGGTGAGATTCAAACACATTTATCGAAAGTAGCGATATCCAATGGGCTAGAGTGGGATCGTCAAACCAATAAATTTTATCATATAGATTCTTCAAAGTATGCGATATTTCAGTACGAATTAACAGATAGTGGGGAGCTGCTTTTTGAAAAGATTGTTTACACTTTCAAAATGGATGAAGGTTACCCAGACGGTATGTCGATCGACAGTGAAGGTAATTTATATGTGACCTTGTTTAAAGGCGGTCTAATGGCAAAAACAAGTAAGGAACAAACGCGCGTTGTCTGTATTAATCCGCAGCAGCAGCAAATTAAAGAAGAATTCATCATTCCGGTTTCCCAAGTCACTTCCTGTACAATTGGCGGGAAAAATTTAGACATCTTATTTGTTACAACAGCTTATGAAGCATTGCCGGAAGCACGTATTAAAGAAGAGCCTTTAGCAGGTTATTTATTGCAATTCCCGATTAAAACAAAAGGTGTAATGCCATTTGAATTTACGTTGGCAAATAGTAAAAGTAGTTTTTGA
- the dmpG gene encoding 4-hydroxy-2-oxovalerate aldolase: MRDIHILDVSLRDGSHSMKHQYSEQQVREIARGLNEAGVEYFEVAHGDGLGGSSLQYGLSAVDELKLIEVAANECTDSKVAVLLIPGIGIKDDLKNAVNAGAKMARIATHVTEADIAAQHISYSRELGLKTAGFLMMAHMAPTSIIVEQAKLFESYGAEIVYVTDSAGFLLPNQVTERIQALKENIGCEIGFHAHNNMSLAMANSLAAIEAGATYIDGSLRALGAGSGNTQTEVLVAVLQRMGIQTGVDLYNIIDVANEIVAPILPRPQEISGSSLIMGYAGVYSSFLLHTEKASKQFGVDERDILVELGRRKTVGGQEDLIYEVAQSLKKIKAM, translated from the coding sequence ATGAGAGACATTCATATTTTAGATGTATCGTTACGAGATGGCAGTCACTCAATGAAACATCAATATTCCGAGCAACAAGTACGTGAAATTGCCAGGGGATTAAACGAAGCGGGTGTTGAATATTTTGAAGTCGCACATGGTGATGGCTTAGGCGGATCCAGCTTGCAGTATGGTTTATCTGCAGTGGACGAACTGAAGTTGATTGAAGTTGCCGCCAATGAATGTACCGATTCAAAAGTAGCTGTATTACTTATTCCTGGTATTGGGATTAAGGATGATTTAAAAAATGCAGTGAATGCAGGGGCGAAAATGGCACGGATCGCGACACATGTCACAGAGGCAGATATTGCAGCACAGCATATTTCCTATAGTCGCGAATTAGGTCTAAAAACAGCTGGATTTCTAATGATGGCACATATGGCACCAACAAGCATCATTGTCGAACAGGCCAAATTGTTTGAAAGCTACGGTGCAGAAATCGTCTATGTTACAGATTCGGCAGGGTTTCTTTTACCTAATCAAGTAACAGAACGAATTCAAGCATTAAAAGAAAATATAGGCTGTGAAATCGGCTTCCATGCCCATAATAATATGTCATTGGCGATGGCGAATTCATTAGCGGCAATCGAAGCGGGCGCTACTTATATTGACGGTTCGCTGCGTGCATTAGGGGCAGGCAGCGGAAATACGCAGACTGAAGTGCTGGTTGCAGTATTACAACGGATGGGCATTCAGACAGGTGTGGATTTGTACAATATTATCGATGTAGCCAACGAAATCGTCGCACCAATTTTACCGCGCCCACAGGAAATTTCAGGTTCAAGTTTAATTATGGGTTATGCAGGGGTGTATTCAAGCTTTTTACTTCACACTGAAAAAGCATCCAAGCAATTCGGTGTAGATGAGCGCGATATTTTAGTTGAGCTAGGTCGCCGTAAAACAGTCGGTGGGCAAGAGGACTTAATTTATGAAGTGGCACAAAGTTTAAAAAAAATAAAAGCTATGTAG
- a CDS encoding acetaldehyde dehydrogenase (acetylating): MKKLKVGIIGSGNIGTDLMYKIERCDALEMAVMVGIDPQSEGLARARDRGYITVENGIEGFKLRLDQVDIVFDATSAYAHRENYEVVKAAGKKMIDLTPAAIGPFTVPPVNLSEHFDKDNVNMVTCGGQATIPIVAAISRVVPVDYAEIVATVASKSAGPGTRANIDEFTRTTSNAIEVVGGAKKGKAIIILNPAEPPIMMRDTVHALVAETGKEDEIRASIKEMIEEVKTYVPGYRLCGEPIFEDNKVSVLLEVEGIGDFFPPYSGNLDIMTAAAARVANELAKNLIAQGAVVR; encoded by the coding sequence TTGAAGAAATTAAAAGTGGGCATCATCGGTTCAGGTAATATCGGTACCGATTTAATGTATAAAATTGAGCGTTGTGATGCGCTGGAAATGGCGGTTATGGTCGGTATTGATCCGCAATCGGAAGGTTTGGCTCGCGCACGTGATCGCGGCTATATCACAGTTGAAAATGGAATTGAAGGCTTTAAATTACGGTTAGACCAAGTGGATATCGTTTTTGATGCGACGAGTGCTTATGCCCACAGGGAAAACTACGAGGTAGTAAAAGCAGCCGGTAAAAAAATGATCGATTTAACACCAGCAGCAATAGGCCCGTTCACTGTGCCGCCTGTAAATTTAAGTGAACATTTTGATAAAGACAATGTAAACATGGTCACTTGTGGCGGTCAGGCAACGATTCCGATTGTCGCGGCTATTTCCCGTGTAGTACCGGTCGATTACGCAGAAATTGTGGCAACGGTCGCAAGTAAAAGCGCGGGCCCAGGTACACGTGCGAATATTGATGAGTTTACACGTACTACTTCAAACGCAATTGAAGTAGTGGGCGGTGCAAAAAAAGGTAAAGCCATCATTATTTTAAACCCAGCCGAGCCACCAATAATGATGAGGGATACAGTCCATGCGCTCGTAGCTGAAACAGGTAAAGAAGACGAAATTCGCGCTTCTATAAAAGAGATGATTGAGGAAGTAAAAACATATGTCCCAGGTTACCGTTTATGCGGCGAACCAATTTTTGAAGACAATAAAGTATCGGTTCTTCTTGAAGTGGAAGGGATTGGCGATTTCTTCCCGCCTTATTCTGGAAACCTGGATATTATGACTGCAGCAGCCGCACGTGTGGCAAATGAATTAGCCAAAAATCTAATAGCGCAAGGAGCGGTTGTGCGATGA